The region CTCCACCAACAGGATTGCCATGTCGCCGCGTGCCGCGAGCTTCTTGATCACCATGCCAATTTCCTTGATCACCGACGGCTGGATGCCTTCGGTGGGCTCGTCGAGAATCAACAGGCGCGGGCGGCTGGCCAGCGCGCGGCCGATTGCCAACTGTTGCTGCTGGCCGCCGGACAAATCACCGCCACGCCGGTGCTTCATCTGCAGCAATACCGGGAACAGTTCGTAGATAAACGCCGGGACCTCTTTGGCCTCGGAACCGGGAAAACGTGAGAGGCCCATCAACAGGTTTTCTTCCACGGTCAGGCGCCCAAAAATCTCCCGGCCCTGAGGCACGTAGGCAATGCCAGCATGCACGCGCTGGTGCGGCTTGAACCCGGTAATGGCCTTGCCTTCCCAGTTCACCGCGCCCTCTTTGGCCGGCAGCAAACCCATCAGGCATTTGAGCAGGGTGGTCTTGCCCACGCCATTACGGCCGAGCAGGCAGGTGACTTCGCCGATTTTTACGTCAAATGACAGCCCGCGCAGGATGTGGCTACCGCCGTAGTACTGATGCAGCTTGTCGACTTGCAGCATTCTGGAGTTCTCCTCAATTCCCTTGTGGGAACCGGATCAATGTGGGAGCTGGCTTGCCTGCGATGGCATCACCGTGGTCCCACGGGTAGACCGAATCGCCTGTATCGCAGGCAAGCCAGCGCCCACATAAAGCAGTTCACGTCAGCATCAGCGACCGAGATAAACCTCGATCACCCGCTCATTTTCCTGCACCTGTTCCAGCGACCCTTCGGCCAGCACGCTGCCCTGGTGCAACACCGTCACGTGGTCGGCAATCGAGCCGACGAAGCCCATGTCGTGCTCCACCACCATCAGCGAGTGCTTGCCCGCGAGGCGCTTGAACAGTTCGGCGGTGAATTCGGTTTCGGCGTCGGTCATGCCCGCTACCGGTTCGTCCAGCAGCAACAGCTGCGGGTCTTGCATCAACAACATGCCGATTTCCAGGAACTGCTTCTGGCCGTGGGACAGCAGCCCGGCCGGGCGCTGTACCGAAGCGGTCAGGCGGATAGTCTCGAGCACTTCATCGATACGGTCTTTCTGCTCGCCGCTCAAGCGTGCGCGCAGGCTGGCCCACACGGACTTGTCGGTTTTCTGCGCCAGTTCCAGGTTTTCGAACACGCTCAGGGCTTCGAATACCGTGGGTTTCTGGAACTTGCGGCCGATGCCGGCCTGGGCGATCTGCACTTCGCTCATGCTGGTCAGGTCGAGGGTTTCGCCAAACCAGGCCTTGCCGTGGCTGGGGCGGGTCTTGCCGGTGATCACGTCCATCAGCGTGGTTTTGCCCGCGCCGTTGGGGCCGATGATGCAGCGCAGTTCGCCGACGCCGATGTACAGGTTCAGGTCATTGAGCGCCTTGAAACCGTCGAAGCTGACACTGATGTCTTCCAGGGTCAGGATGGTGCCGTGGCGGGTGTTGAGACCCTTGCCTGCGGCCTGGCCGATGCCGATCGCATCGCGGCTGCTGCCCGCGTCTTTGTTCGGTTCGAGAATGGGTTCGAGCATAAATTCCGCCGTCGCAGTGACTCTCATTGCTCACCCCGTTTCTTCAACAGGCCGATGACACCCTTGGGCAAATACAGGGTGACGATGATGAACAGCGCCCCGAGAAAGAACAGCCAGT is a window of Pseudomonas antarctica DNA encoding:
- the urtE gene encoding urea ABC transporter ATP-binding subunit UrtE — translated: MLQVDKLHQYYGGSHILRGLSFDVKIGEVTCLLGRNGVGKTTLLKCLMGLLPAKEGAVNWEGKAITGFKPHQRVHAGIAYVPQGREIFGRLTVEENLLMGLSRFPGSEAKEVPAFIYELFPVLLQMKHRRGGDLSGGQQQQLAIGRALASRPRLLILDEPTEGIQPSVIKEIGMVIKKLAARGDMAILLVEQFYDFAAELADQYLVMSRGEIVQQGRGENMESEGVRGLVSI
- the urtD gene encoding urea ABC transporter ATP-binding protein UrtD, with protein sequence MRVTATAEFMLEPILEPNKDAGSSRDAIGIGQAAGKGLNTRHGTILTLEDISVSFDGFKALNDLNLYIGVGELRCIIGPNGAGKTTLMDVITGKTRPSHGKAWFGETLDLTSMSEVQIAQAGIGRKFQKPTVFEALSVFENLELAQKTDKSVWASLRARLSGEQKDRIDEVLETIRLTASVQRPAGLLSHGQKQFLEIGMLLMQDPQLLLLDEPVAGMTDAETEFTAELFKRLAGKHSLMVVEHDMGFVGSIADHVTVLHQGSVLAEGSLEQVQENERVIEVYLGR